One window of the Xenopus tropicalis strain Nigerian chromosome 10, UCB_Xtro_10.0, whole genome shotgun sequence genome contains the following:
- the LOC116407953 gene encoding transcription factor Sox-12, whose translation MVQNKPAGSCPKTTDVAPGGPSWCKTSNGHIKRPMNAFMVWSQIERRKLMSLCPNMHNADISRSLGQRWKLLLDTDKIPYVREAERLRLKHMADYPNYKYRPRRRRRNPESRTRARLPCSPATCQSDPSPCQSQMDTGSSMQWGETCSGWGGDQVAQSEETQIRESSARSPEVPTHTKSVPTSPDSAEEQEGAEGGSLVIPLDKEVLGHSGSHFEFPDHCTPEVMEMISGSGLLESVPDLVFSY comes from the coding sequence ATGGTACAGAACAAGCCTGCAGGGAGCTGCCCAAAGACAACTGATGTGGCCCCTGGGGGTCCCAGCTGGTGCAAGACCTCCAATGGGCATATAAAGCGCCCAATGAATGCCTTTATGGTGTGGTCTCAGATAGAGAGGAGGAAGTTGATGTCTCTGTGCCCCAACATGCACAATGCCGACATCTCTCGCAGCCTGGGCCAGCGCTGGAAGTTGCTCCTGGACACAGACAAGATTCCTTACGTCCGGGAGGCGGAGCGTTTGCGCCTTAAACACATGGCCGACTACCCCAACTACAAGTATCGACCACGGCGACGCAGGAGAAATCCAGAGAGCAGAACTCGGGCCAGGCTACCCTGTTCCCCTGCCACGTGCCAGTCCGATCCATCGCCATGCCAATCGCAAATGGATACTGGGTCCAGCATGCAATGGGGAGAGACCTGTTCTGGGTGGGGGGGTGACCAAGTTGCCCAATCAGAGGAGACGCAGATTCGGGAGTCGTCAGCACGCAGCCCAGAGGTGCCAACCCATACCAAGTCTGTGCCAACCTCCCCAGATTCAGCTGAGGAACAGGAAGGCGCGGAGGGCGGATCCCTTGTAATTCCATTGGACAAGGAGGTACTGGGCCACAGCGGGTCACATTTTGAGTTCCCGGATCACTGCACTCCGGAGGTGATGGAGATGATCTCGGGAAGTGGCCTCCTAGAGAGTGTCCCCGACCTGGTCTTTTCCTACTGA